The following are encoded in a window of Scophthalmus maximus strain ysfricsl-2021 chromosome 6, ASM2237912v1, whole genome shotgun sequence genomic DNA:
- the LOC118310028 gene encoding guanylin has product MRSLSVVVLLVLCVSSGAVQVKVGDRSFPLEAVKQLKELMDLDDDISPRLSETSVMAACSNPLLPQVFQTVCRGKGTGVVFSRLVYILTSTDPCEICSNPSCFGCLT; this is encoded by the exons ATGAGGTCGCTCAGCGTTGTGGTtcttctggttctgtgtgtgagcagtggagctgtgcaggtgaag GTCGGAGACCGGAGTTTCCCCCTGGAGGCCGTGaagcagctgaaggagctgaTGGACCTAGACGACGACATCAGCCCTCGACTGTCAGAGACCAGTGTCATGGCTGCTTGTTCCAACCCGCTGCTTCCTCAGGTGTTTCAGACAGTCTGCCGAGGGAAGGGGACGGGCGTCGTCTTCTCCAGACTAG TGTACATCCTCACGTCTACAGATCCTTGTGAAATCTGTTCCAACCCCTCGTGCTTCGGGTGTTTGACCTGA
- the LOC118310027 gene encoding guanylin, which yields MKAALVTVALLVLALGWTSEAVQVQENGLSFSLEAVKRLQELTLSRASAGPQNPRLRTSTVSLCADPMLPQEFLPICKQRGASASLSRLAMVPLDVCEICAFAACTGC from the exons ATGAAGGCCGCTCTCGTCACCGTCGCTCTCCTGGTCCTGGCCCTCGGCTGGACTTCTGAAGCTGTTCAAGTCCAA GAGAATGGATTGTCCTTCTCGCTGGAGGCCGTCAAGAGGCTTCAGGAGCTGACGCTGAGCAGAGCCTCAGCCGGGCCACAGAACCCGCGGCTCCGGACGAGCACCGTGTCGCTCTGTGCCGACCCCATGCTGCCGCAGGAGTTCCTGCCCATCTGTAAGCAGAGAGGAGCGTCTGCGTCGCTCTCCAGACTAG CCATGGTTCCTCTGGACGTCTGTGAGATCTGTGCGTTCGCCGCCTGCACCGGCTGCTGA
- the nmur3 gene encoding neuromedin-U receptor 1, protein MEISSNASELFLNSSTTLNGTGNYTNDQFTEVNLLEILGPKRSPFFLPVSSIYLLIFLTGLSGNLLTCAVIAKHKKMRNPTNLYLVSLALSDLLVLLFGMPLEIYDLWQNYPFPFGEGGCYFKTFLFETVCFASVLNVTALSVERYIAVVHPLKTRYLLTNQHARQVIAIVWVVSMICAIPNTSLHGIFYLPERMAESAICTVLKPLWIYNMVMQITTVCFYFIPMMVIGVLYLVMGLHLGRETQQPSDNLGKNCSSSRRKMSGESGRRRQVIKMLSIVVAVFGVCWAPFHIERLLWSSVSQWTDLMHNIYQYVHILSGVLFYLSSAVNPIIYSLLSTRFRECFRELVCFQTDDNSSVRDSPAFPKILLDPSVAGSRAQTRDFVPLLSPIMTLSTDTATVTRACDEVTCSTSRF, encoded by the exons ATGGAAATCTCTTCAAACGCATCCGAACTGTTCCTCAACAGCAGCACGACTCTAAATGGAACAGGGAACTACACCAACGACCAGTTCACTGAAGTCAACCTCCTGGAAATCCTGGGTCCAAAACGCTCGCCCTTCTTCCTCCCGGTGAGCAGCATTTACCTGCTCATCTTCCTCACTGGCCTGTCTGGAAACCTGCTCACGTGTGCAGTGATAGCCAAACACAAGAAGATGCGTAACCCCACCAACCTCTACCTGGTGAGCCTGGCGCTCTCCGACCTCCTGGTGCTTTTGTTCGGGATGCCGCTGGAGATTTACGATCTGTGGCAGAACTACCCGTTCCCCTTTGGCGAGGGCGGCTGCTACTTCAAGACTTTCCTCTTTGAGACGGTCTGCTTCGCCTCCGTCCTCAACGTGACTGCCCTGAGCGTGGAGAGGTACATCGCTGTGGTGCATCCGCTCAAAACGCGATACCTGTTGACTAATCAGCACGCCAGGCAGGTCATCGCCATCGTGTGGGTGGTGTCGATGATCTGCGCCATCCCCAACACCTCGCTGCACGGCATCTTCTACCTGCCAGAGAGAATGGCGGAGTCGGCCATATGCACCGTGCTGAAGCCCCTGTGGATCTACAACATGGTCATGCAGATCACCACCGTGTGCTTCTACTTCATACCCATGATGGTGATCGGCGTTCTGTACCTGGTGATGGGTCTTCACTTGGGCAGAGAAACGCAGCAGCCCAGCGACAACCTGGGGaagaactgcagcagcagtcggAGGAAGATGAGTGGGGAGAGCGGCCGCAGGAGACAGGTCATCAAGATGCTGT CGATCGTGGTGGCTGTGTTCGGCGTCTGCTGGGCGCCCTTTCACATCGAGCGGCTCCTGTGGAGTTCCGTCAGCCAGTGGACCGACTTGATGCACAATATTTATCAGTACGTCCACATCCTGTCTGGCGTCCTCTTCTACCTCAGCTCTGCGGTCAATCCCATCATCTACAGTCTGCTCTCCACACGGTTCAGGGAGTGTTTCCGAGAGCTCGTGTGCTTCCAGACGGACGACAACAGCTCTGTCAGAGACTCGCCGGCTTTTCCCAAAATCCTGCTGGATCCCTCCGTCGCAGGCTCCAGAGCTCAGACCAGGGACTTCGTCCCTCTGCTGTCTCCGATCATGACGCTGAGCACGGACACTGCGACCGTTACACGTGCCTGTGACGAGGTGACCTGCAGCACCTCGCGTTTCTAA
- the lactbl1b gene encoding putative beta-lactamase-like 1 isoform X1: MGKTGSKVLREASVDGMSAPPPAAEAAPAAAVKPGELTKSSGMKVRWTQLGLLFFLALSLVMTGCFFWQYQLPKVLRDEGTGRSANAEMMCPRFPEPLPLEHPIPSLKEALEKVDVLLRQSSNPISLPALSAIVILNDTVLWTGNFGKRNASDPLSGPPNEYTIYRIASLSKIFPTLMLYRLWEDGKIGSLDDPLEKYVENFTIKNPLGRSRDSELKYVTDGLIFLDSGEVQIRSSSVTLRRMASQLSGLPRRLRATNLLWKGKTQSAINLLQDDVLVADPGTKCHYSNLAFSLLAHVMAERVASVDYQRWITDNILDRLGMEDTGFDITPGLQTQMAVGVYSNGKPAPLYDLGWYRPSGQMFSTAADLAKLAMMLLGAYHRKLLEPDSLKIMLTPLFRCDSDYFANRTGTPWEVNELMGYEMVRKDGDLDGYSATFSLVPRLKLGLVVLMAGSRSQTQDVVTKAYNHIIPAVEKAFREAKKVLFAPPSPDPYIGFFTYSNITFYEIKVGADGVLVMQQFGPQIEELIPEKYRTIKLNYLVDRVFRVVFEKEYPCVLQVGTASVSLEAQDGQLFNFYTFDKRGLSSGFDAPGLNTYNVVRIARRPSFSS; the protein is encoded by the exons CCTCCTGCTGCCGAGGccgctcctgctgctgccgttaAACCAGGCGAACTGACGAAGAGCAGCGGGATGAAGGTGAGATGGACGCAGCTCGGGCTGCTGTTCTTCCTCGCTCTGTCGCTGGTGATGACGGGATGCTTCTTCTGGCAATATCAGCTGCCGAAGGTCCTGCGAG ACGAGGGGACGGGTCGCAGCGCCAACGCAGAGATGATGTGTCCTCGCTTCCCTGAGCCTCTCCCGCTGGAGCATCCTATCCCGAGTCTGAAGGAGGCCCTGGAGAAG GTGGACGTTTTGCTCCGGCAGAGCTCCAACCCCATCAGCCTTCCCGCTCTGTCGGCCATTGTGATTTTAAACGACACTGTGTTATGGACCGGCAACTTTGGAAAGAGGAATGCCAGCGACCCCCTCTCAGGACCCCCCAACGAGTACACAATCTACAG AATTGCCAGCTTATCCAAAATCTTCCCGACGCTGATGCTGTACAGACTGTGGGAGGACGGGAAGATCGGCTCCCTGGACGACCCCCTGGAGAAGTACGTGGAGAACTTCACCATCAAAAACCCACTGGGGAGGTCGAGAGACTCTGAGCTGAAGTACGTGACAGACGGCCTGATATTTCTGGACAGCGGCGAGGTTCAGATCCGCTCGTCCTCAGTCACCCTGCGCAGGATGGCCAGCCAGCTCTCAG GCCTGCCCAGGAGACTCCGGGCCACAAATCTGCTTTGGAAAGGAAAAACTCAATCTGCAATCAATCTGCTGCAAGACGATGTCCTGGTCGCAGACCCCGGCACCAA ATGTCACTACAGCAACCTCGCCTTCTCTCTGCTGGCCCATGTGATGGCGGAGCGAGTGGCCAGCGTCGACTACCAGCGCTGGATCACAGACAACATCCTGGACCGGCTGGGGATGGAGGACACCGGCTTCGACATCACCCCTGGGCTGCAGACTCAAATGGCTGTAGGAGTTTACTCCAATGGGAAGCCAGCCCCGCTTTATGACCTGGGTTGGTACCGGCCTTCAGGTCAGATGTTCTCCACGGCGGCAGACTTGGCCAAGCTTGCCATGATGCTGCTGGGCGCATATCACCGCAAACTGCTCGAGCCAGACTCCTTGAAGATCATGCTGACGCCATTGTTCAGGTGCGACAGTGACTACTTCGCCAACCGTACCGGGACGCCATGGGAGGTGAACGAGCTGATGGGCTACGAGATGGTGCGTAAAGACGGCGATCTGGACGGGTACTCTGCCACCTTCTCTCTGGTTCCCAGACTGAAGCTCGGTCTGGTGGTGCTCATGGCAGGCAGCAGGTCTCAGACCCAGGATGTGGTTACCAAAGCCTACAACCACATCATCCCAGCCGTAGAAAAAGCCTTCAGGGAGGCCAAGAAGGTCCTCTTTGCTCCCCCTAGCCCAGACCCTTACATCGGCTTCTTCACCTACAGCAACATCACCTTCTACGAGATCAAGGTGGGAGCAGACGGAGTCCTCGTCATGCAGCAGTTTGGGCCTCAGATTGAAGAGCTGATCCCAGAGAAGTACAGGACAATAAAGCTCAACTACCTGGTGGACCGGGTGTTCAGAGTTGTGTTTGAAAAAGAGTACCCTTGTGTTTTGCAGGTCGGCACGGCCTCGGTGTCCCTGGAAGCTCAAGATGGTCAATTATTTAACTTCTACACATTTGACAAGCGAGGTCTGTCCTCTGGCTTCGATGCTCCAGGACTGAACACGTACAATGTGGTCAGAATAGCTCGCAGACCGTCTTTCTCAAGCTGA
- the lactbl1b gene encoding putative beta-lactamase-like 1 isoform X2, producing MKVRWTQLGLLFFLALSLVMTGCFFWQYQLPKVLRDEGTGRSANAEMMCPRFPEPLPLEHPIPSLKEALEKVDVLLRQSSNPISLPALSAIVILNDTVLWTGNFGKRNASDPLSGPPNEYTIYRIASLSKIFPTLMLYRLWEDGKIGSLDDPLEKYVENFTIKNPLGRSRDSELKYVTDGLIFLDSGEVQIRSSSVTLRRMASQLSGLPRRLRATNLLWKGKTQSAINLLQDDVLVADPGTKCHYSNLAFSLLAHVMAERVASVDYQRWITDNILDRLGMEDTGFDITPGLQTQMAVGVYSNGKPAPLYDLGWYRPSGQMFSTAADLAKLAMMLLGAYHRKLLEPDSLKIMLTPLFRCDSDYFANRTGTPWEVNELMGYEMVRKDGDLDGYSATFSLVPRLKLGLVVLMAGSRSQTQDVVTKAYNHIIPAVEKAFREAKKVLFAPPSPDPYIGFFTYSNITFYEIKVGADGVLVMQQFGPQIEELIPEKYRTIKLNYLVDRVFRVVFEKEYPCVLQVGTASVSLEAQDGQLFNFYTFDKRGLSSGFDAPGLNTYNVVRIARRPSFSS from the exons ATGAAGGTGAGATGGACGCAGCTCGGGCTGCTGTTCTTCCTCGCTCTGTCGCTGGTGATGACGGGATGCTTCTTCTGGCAATATCAGCTGCCGAAGGTCCTGCGAG ACGAGGGGACGGGTCGCAGCGCCAACGCAGAGATGATGTGTCCTCGCTTCCCTGAGCCTCTCCCGCTGGAGCATCCTATCCCGAGTCTGAAGGAGGCCCTGGAGAAG GTGGACGTTTTGCTCCGGCAGAGCTCCAACCCCATCAGCCTTCCCGCTCTGTCGGCCATTGTGATTTTAAACGACACTGTGTTATGGACCGGCAACTTTGGAAAGAGGAATGCCAGCGACCCCCTCTCAGGACCCCCCAACGAGTACACAATCTACAG AATTGCCAGCTTATCCAAAATCTTCCCGACGCTGATGCTGTACAGACTGTGGGAGGACGGGAAGATCGGCTCCCTGGACGACCCCCTGGAGAAGTACGTGGAGAACTTCACCATCAAAAACCCACTGGGGAGGTCGAGAGACTCTGAGCTGAAGTACGTGACAGACGGCCTGATATTTCTGGACAGCGGCGAGGTTCAGATCCGCTCGTCCTCAGTCACCCTGCGCAGGATGGCCAGCCAGCTCTCAG GCCTGCCCAGGAGACTCCGGGCCACAAATCTGCTTTGGAAAGGAAAAACTCAATCTGCAATCAATCTGCTGCAAGACGATGTCCTGGTCGCAGACCCCGGCACCAA ATGTCACTACAGCAACCTCGCCTTCTCTCTGCTGGCCCATGTGATGGCGGAGCGAGTGGCCAGCGTCGACTACCAGCGCTGGATCACAGACAACATCCTGGACCGGCTGGGGATGGAGGACACCGGCTTCGACATCACCCCTGGGCTGCAGACTCAAATGGCTGTAGGAGTTTACTCCAATGGGAAGCCAGCCCCGCTTTATGACCTGGGTTGGTACCGGCCTTCAGGTCAGATGTTCTCCACGGCGGCAGACTTGGCCAAGCTTGCCATGATGCTGCTGGGCGCATATCACCGCAAACTGCTCGAGCCAGACTCCTTGAAGATCATGCTGACGCCATTGTTCAGGTGCGACAGTGACTACTTCGCCAACCGTACCGGGACGCCATGGGAGGTGAACGAGCTGATGGGCTACGAGATGGTGCGTAAAGACGGCGATCTGGACGGGTACTCTGCCACCTTCTCTCTGGTTCCCAGACTGAAGCTCGGTCTGGTGGTGCTCATGGCAGGCAGCAGGTCTCAGACCCAGGATGTGGTTACCAAAGCCTACAACCACATCATCCCAGCCGTAGAAAAAGCCTTCAGGGAGGCCAAGAAGGTCCTCTTTGCTCCCCCTAGCCCAGACCCTTACATCGGCTTCTTCACCTACAGCAACATCACCTTCTACGAGATCAAGGTGGGAGCAGACGGAGTCCTCGTCATGCAGCAGTTTGGGCCTCAGATTGAAGAGCTGATCCCAGAGAAGTACAGGACAATAAAGCTCAACTACCTGGTGGACCGGGTGTTCAGAGTTGTGTTTGAAAAAGAGTACCCTTGTGTTTTGCAGGTCGGCACGGCCTCGGTGTCCCTGGAAGCTCAAGATGGTCAATTATTTAACTTCTACACATTTGACAAGCGAGGTCTGTCCTCTGGCTTCGATGCTCCAGGACTGAACACGTACAATGTGGTCAGAATAGCTCGCAGACCGTCTTTCTCAAGCTGA